The following coding sequences are from one Paraburkholderia phytofirmans PsJN window:
- a CDS encoding toxin co-regulated pilus biosynthesis Q family protein, which yields MRKLLFALLLAPLACNAELVIEGGAPTPAQPVAASTAAAAPAVPPASPSLAAVASPSIPAAAAPAVPHLDIKPVWRVELADSTFQRLFARWSTLAGWTLVWDVPQDIPVIGQYSFSGSFTDAVLTVTDSTDGTDMPVHPCFYSNSLVRIVPVSVVCNPDNN from the coding sequence ATGAGGAAGCTACTTTTCGCGCTTTTGCTGGCACCGCTCGCCTGTAATGCCGAACTCGTCATCGAGGGCGGTGCGCCCACGCCAGCACAACCAGTTGCGGCGTCCACCGCCGCCGCAGCGCCGGCAGTTCCCCCAGCATCGCCGTCGCTGGCCGCCGTCGCTTCCCCGTCCATCCCCGCCGCTGCTGCGCCGGCCGTGCCGCACCTGGACATCAAGCCTGTGTGGCGTGTTGAGCTGGCCGACAGCACGTTCCAACGGTTGTTTGCCCGCTGGTCGACGCTGGCCGGTTGGACACTCGTATGGGATGTGCCGCAGGACATCCCCGTGATCGGCCAATACTCTTTCTCGGGCTCGTTCACCGATGCCGTGCTAACCGTCACGGACTCAACGGACGGAACCGACATGCCGGTTCATCCGTGCTTCTACAGCAATAGCCTCGTGC